From one Anabas testudineus chromosome 18, fAnaTes1.2, whole genome shotgun sequence genomic stretch:
- the LOC113168335 gene encoding trichohyalin-like — protein MLHTKYKNCNFDAVLVLVFHTVVFFTLICSCRAQPQVTAPSQPIVAAVGDKVILPCHLQPAEDASDMSVEWTRPDLDPRYVHVLHDREELLSLKHPSYRERTSLFIDELKNGNISLKLSKVKPADEGKYRCFIPEISRDSTVQLVVGAVSSPVISLAGIDGDKGEVVLQCESKGCYPEPELLWLDAEGKIFSAGPTETVRGPDDLYTVSSRVTVEKRHSNNITCRVQQRNINQTRETQIHVPDDFFMVLSSPKSNNNSNMIIVWIVTAAVFLLFIPAVVFVVWKWRKNKFKNRRMSHEDGEEEKFNSKCDKTELCVVVEGEEESRPLMAERVEEDNLDSREKNIESQRGKKDSQFVTERETNQDQLKTNSELRDMDRTEGEKKHRSVKTEKEPLILTEQETQKEQNIMSKKGGNGSDKTEGAEEKRQKDEGLLAVGGQQQSQMSVSREETNLDERERKKKNNSQTDQKVKKPEKERTKKKSEQDKDKKLDQKKQQENQTEHMQPETERQKVEDDKKFLHEMKERREREKEEKKLYLKDRKQKERTTGPDDKREKDCEENQRDFTVMNQNQENNERLKQTEEEKKFHLDRRGVEEQKHRPENKTQNRDQHVLEIKKQDESKTERNQDKREKDQKMKEKNHQSEIEKKFPSVNRDDTERTEVKIQQINQELQKQPEEKVQRRLEEVRLQEDGFGKVESQEGAKGNMMKTNKTQRKIKKVKERQPRQEGLMETEQEPEKQPLGGQIKTTEQEPDTKPLGGQIKTTEQEPETKPSGGQEETTGRVKFQKRKGGANERRQRSKRYDDLMEVESEDNKETDFTADSQQSRRFIQDQSLMCQEEQEDDVMDVQPERKPLGQRCPIPVLKGHYPVNFPTVSALRTADYSDQVCSTNQKLEVQDWLQNKKDIGPRGPGLDTTALRCQIKTTEQEPETKPLGGQIKTTEQEPETKPLGGPIKTTEQEPETKPLGGPIKTTEQEPETKPLGGPIKTTEQEPERKPLGGPIKTTEQEPETKPLGGPIKTTEQEPETKPLGGQIKTTEQEPETKPLGGQEEMIEQPWKNPKGRVKRVKFQKDQQEMSEIDEGQRDMKRRRKDQDLELDVFQQQSDGMNHIYKKPEQQDEDLMEFESEANMETD, from the exons ATGCTGCACACGAAGTACAAGAATTGTAATTTTGATGCAGTCCTGGTTTTGGTTTTTCACACCGTTGTTTTCTTCACCCTGATCTGCTCATGTAGAG CTCAGCCTCAGGTGACTGCTCCGTCTCAGCCAATAGTAGCAGCAGTTGGGGATAAAGTCATTTTACCATGCCACCTCCAACCTGCTGAAGATGCTTCAGACATGTCTGTGGAGTGGACGAGACCTGACCTGGACCCCAGATATGTCCATGTGTTGCACGACAGAGAAGAATTACTAAGTTTAAAACATCCGTCGTACAGAGAAAGAACATCTCTGTTCATTGATGAACTGAAGAacggaaacatttcactgaaactttCCAAAGTGAAACCTGCTGATGAGGGAAAATACAGATGTTTCATACCAGAAATAAGTCGAGACTCAACTGTTCAACTTGTTGTTG GTGCTGTTTCCTCACCTGTCATCAGTTTAGCAGGGATTGATGGAGATAAGGGTGAAGTGGTtctacagtgtgagtctaaaggctgttatccagagcctgagctgttgtggctggacgctgagggaaagatcttctctgctggacctacagagacagtcagaggtcctgatgacctctatactgtcagcagcagagtgactgtggagaagagacacagcaacaacatcacctgtagagtccaacagagaaacatcaaccaaaccagagagacacagatacatgttccag atGATTTCTTCATGGTCCTCAGTTCTCCCAAGTCTAACAACAATTCAAATATGATTATTGTCTGGAtagttactgctgctgttttcctcctgtttattcctgctgttgtctttgttgtgtggaaatggagaaaaaacaaattca aaaacaggaggaTGAGTCatgaagatggagaagaagaaaagttcAACTCTAAATGTGATAAGACTGAACTCTGTGTTGTggtggaaggagaagaagaaagtcgTCCACTTATGGCAGAAAGAGTAGAAGAGGATAATCTGGATAGTAGAGAGAAGAACATTGAaagtcaaagaggaaaaaaagattcACAGTTTGtgactgaaagagaaacaaaccaaGATCAACTTAAGACAAATTCAGAGCTGAGAGACATGGAcagaacagaaggagagaaaaaacatagatctgtaaaaactgagaaagaaCCTCTGATTTTAACAGaacaagaaacacagaaagaacaaaacataatgagtaaaaaaggaggaaatggTTCTGACAAGACTGAAGGAGcggaagagaaaagacaaaaagatgaaGGACTTCTGGCTGTTGGAGGACAACAACAGTCACAAATGTCTGTAAGTAGAGAGGAAACAAATctagatgagagagagagaaagaaaaagaacaacagtcAAACTGATCAGAAGGTAAAGAaaccagagaaagagagaacaaagaaaaagagtgaACAGGATAAAGACAAAAAGTTGGATCAGAAGAAGCAACAGGAAAACCAGACAGAACACATGCAGcctgagacagaaagacagaaagtggaGGACGACAAGAAGTTTCTACatgagatgaaagaaagaagagagagagagaaagaggagaaaaaactttatttaaaagacagaaaacaaaaggagaggACGACAGGACCTGatgataaaagagaaaaagactgtGAGGAAAACCAGAGAGACTTTACTGTAAtgaaccagaaccaggaaaATAATGAGAGAttgaaacaaacagaggaagaaaagaagttTCATCTAGATAGAAGAGGAGTCgaggagcagaaacacagaccagagaataaaacacagaacagagacCAACATGTTTTAGAAATCAAGAAACAAGACGAgagtaaaacagagagaaatcaggataaaagagaaaaagatcagaaaatgaaagagaagaatcATCAGAGTGAGATAGAAAAGAAGTTTCCATCAGTCAACAGAGACGATACAGAGAGAACTGAAgtcaaaatacagcaaataaacCAAGAACTTCAGAAACAACCAGAAGAAAAAGTTCAGAGACGTCTGGAAGAAGTCAGACTACAGGAAGATGGATTTGGAAAAGTAGAGAGTCAGGAAGGAGCAAAGGGAAACATGATGAAGACCAACAAAACTCAGAGGAAGATAAAGAAGGTAAAGGAACGACAACCGAGACAAGAAGGActgatggagacagaacaggaaccagagaaACAACCTTTAGGAGGTcagataaaaaccacagaacaggaaccagaTACAAAACCTTTAGGGGGTcagataaaaaccacagaacaggaaccagagacGAAACCTTCAGGGGGTCAGGAAGAAACCACAGGACGAGTTAaatttcagaaaagaaaaggaggagccAATGAACGTAGACAAAGGTCAAAGAGAT ATGATGATTTGATGGAGGTTGAAAGTGAAGATAACAAGGAAACAGACTTTACAGCTGATTCTCAGCAAAGTAGGAGGTTCATTCAGGATCAGTCACTAATGTGTCAGGAAGAACAAGAGGATGATGTCATGGATGTTCAACCAGAGAGAAAACCTTTAGGACAGAGGTGTCCAATCCCGGTCCTCAAGGGCCACTATCCTGTTAATTTTCCTACTGTCTCTGCCCTGCGCACTGCTGATTATTCCGACCAGGTGTGTTCaaccaatcagaagctggaagtgcaGGACTGGTTGCAAAACAAGAAGGACAttggccctcgaggaccaggattggacacaACTGCTTTAAGATGTcagataaaaaccacagaacaggaaccagagacaAAACCTTTAGGAGGTcagataaaaaccacagaacaggaaccagagacaAAACCTTTAGGAGGTCCgataaaaaccacagaacaagAACCAGAGACAAAACCTTTAGGAGGTCCgataaaaaccacagaacaggaaccagagacaAAACCTTTAGGGGGTCCgataaaaaccacagaacaggaaccagagagaaaacctTTAGGAGGTCCgataaaaaccacagaacaggaaccagagacaAAACCTTTAGGAGGTCCgataaaaaccacagaacaggaaccagagacaAAACCTTTAGGAGGTcagataaaaaccacagaacaggaaccagagacaAAACCTTTAGGGGGTCAGGAAGAAATGATAGAGCAACCATGGAAAAATCCCAAGGGGAGAGTTAAGAGAGTTAAGTTTCAGAAAGACCAGCAGGAGATGTCTGAGATTGATGAAGGTCAAAGAGATATGAAGAGAAGACGGAAAGATCAAGATTTGGAGCTTGATGTGTTTCAGCAACAGTCAGATGGAATGAATCACATTTACAAAAAGCCTGAACAACAAGATGAAGATTTGATGGAGTTTGAAAGTGAAGCCAACATGGAAACAGACTGA